A single Leptolyngbya ohadii IS1 DNA region contains:
- a CDS encoding cytosine deaminase, which translates to MVFEAEQYWLTNVRVPIALLREINFAVSGDLASVDLQIQAGRIAEIVSAGSATIEGMPVQNLRQGIVFPCFVDLHTHLDKGHTWGRAPNRSGSFDDALQTVSSDSQKNWNAEDVYRRMEFGLKCAYAHGTQAIRTHIDSFGEQAAISFGVFQTLRQKWADRMKLQAASLVSLDYYLTPEGEKLADLVAEVGGVLGGVTVVTPDLPQQLDRLFTLAADRHLDLDIHVDESGNPTDNALHQIAETAIRFRSAGRFSGQIVCGHCCSLAVQTAKEAAETIDLVRQAEIGIVSLPLCNLYLQDRNQNSALNIGSLEEAVLPTKTPRWRGVTLVHELKQAGVPVAFASDNCRDPFYAYGDHDGLEVFTQATRIAQLDAPYDTWSRTVTATPAALMKLPPIAEIYPGAAANLILFKARYYSELFSRPQVDRIVLREGKAIDSTLPDYAELDDLVYR; encoded by the coding sequence ATGGTGTTTGAAGCAGAGCAGTATTGGTTGACGAATGTACGGGTGCCGATCGCCCTCCTTCGAGAGATTAACTTTGCGGTATCTGGGGATTTAGCGTCGGTTGATTTGCAGATTCAAGCGGGGCGAATTGCGGAGATTGTGTCTGCGGGCAGTGCAACGATAGAAGGGATGCCGGTGCAAAATTTGCGGCAGGGGATTGTGTTCCCTTGCTTTGTGGATTTGCATACGCACCTGGATAAGGGACATACCTGGGGACGTGCTCCCAATCGATCGGGGTCGTTTGATGATGCGCTGCAAACCGTTTCATCCGATAGCCAGAAGAACTGGAACGCCGAGGATGTGTACCGCCGCATGGAGTTTGGGCTGAAGTGCGCCTATGCCCACGGAACGCAGGCAATTCGGACTCACATCGACTCTTTCGGTGAGCAGGCAGCAATTAGCTTTGGCGTGTTTCAAACCCTGCGGCAAAAATGGGCAGACCGAATGAAGCTTCAGGCGGCGTCGCTGGTGTCGCTGGACTATTACTTAACGCCAGAAGGCGAAAAGCTGGCGGATCTAGTGGCAGAAGTCGGTGGGGTTTTGGGCGGTGTAACGGTTGTAACGCCAGACTTACCGCAACAGCTCGATCGCCTGTTTACCCTGGCAGCCGATCGCCATCTCGATCTTGATATTCACGTTGATGAAAGCGGTAATCCAACTGATAATGCCCTACACCAGATTGCCGAAACTGCGATTCGCTTCCGATCTGCGGGACGGTTTTCGGGACAGATTGTGTGCGGGCACTGCTGTAGTCTGGCAGTTCAAACGGCGAAAGAAGCCGCAGAGACGATCGACCTTGTACGACAGGCAGAAATTGGCATTGTGAGCCTCCCCCTGTGCAATCTGTATTTGCAGGACAGAAACCAGAATTCGGCGCTGAATATCGGTTCCTTAGAGGAAGCCGTTCTACCCACAAAAACTCCTAGATGGCGTGGCGTCACGCTCGTTCATGAACTAAAGCAGGCAGGGGTGCCCGTTGCCTTTGCCAGCGACAACTGCCGTGATCCGTTCTATGCCTACGGCGATCATGATGGGCTGGAAGTCTTTACCCAGGCAACCCGAATTGCCCAGCTCGACGCACCCTACGACACCTGGAGCCGTACCGTTACCGCGACGCCTGCTGCGCTAATGAAACTGCCGCCGATTGCCGAAATTTACCCTGGTGCTGCGGCAAACCTGATCCTGTTTAAGGCACGCTACTACAGCGAACTGTTTTCCCGCCCGCAGGTCGATCGAATTGTGCTGCGTGAGGGTAAGGCGATCGATTCAACGCTGCCAGATTATGCGGAGTTAGACGATTTGGTGTATCGGTAG
- a CDS encoding ABC transporter permease encodes MKANTLNNSAAVPSAAKSNWFDRLLSPQILAPIAVGLIMLTLWEVGVRVTNTPPYLLPGPILVLQTLFQQWGTLFPSLLITLKITVFAFIAAVVSGLLVAVLFTQSKWVERSFFPYAVVLQTTPIVAIAPLIILWVRQLVPGDSSTFVALVVCAWIVAFFPILSNTTMGLNSADHNLTNLFQLYKASRWQTLLHLQLPSAMPYFLSGLRISGGLSLIGAVVAEFVAGTGGTQSGIAYQILMASFNLQIPLMFAALLMTTMLGVIIFVVLTLLSDYLLRNWHESAVKREN; translated from the coding sequence ATGAAAGCGAACACGCTCAATAATTCTGCGGCTGTCCCCTCTGCTGCTAAATCCAACTGGTTCGATCGCCTGCTGTCTCCCCAAATCCTTGCGCCGATCGCGGTGGGGCTAATCATGCTCACCCTTTGGGAAGTGGGAGTGCGCGTTACCAATACGCCGCCCTATCTGCTGCCGGGTCCAATTCTGGTGCTGCAAACCCTGTTTCAACAGTGGGGCACGCTGTTTCCGTCGCTGCTGATCACGCTGAAGATTACCGTATTCGCCTTTATTGCGGCGGTGGTTTCGGGGCTGCTGGTGGCGGTGCTGTTTACCCAGAGCAAATGGGTGGAGCGCAGTTTCTTTCCCTATGCGGTGGTGCTTCAGACTACGCCGATCGTGGCGATCGCTCCTCTGATCATTCTCTGGGTGCGGCAGCTTGTACCGGGAGATAGTTCGACCTTTGTGGCGCTGGTGGTTTGCGCCTGGATTGTGGCATTTTTCCCGATTCTGTCGAATACCACGATGGGACTGAACAGTGCCGATCACAATCTCACGAACCTGTTTCAGCTCTATAAAGCGTCCCGCTGGCAAACCCTGCTGCATCTTCAGTTACCGAGTGCCATGCCCTACTTTTTAAGTGGACTGCGGATTAGTGGCGGACTGTCCCTCATTGGCGCAGTGGTGGCGGAGTTTGTGGCAGGCACAGGCGGCACTCAGTCGGGCATTGCTTATCAAATTTTGATGGCAAGCTTTAATCTGCAAATTCCCTTGATGTTCGCGGCGCTACTTATGACGACCATGCTTGGTGTAATCATCTTTGTGGTGCTGACGCTGCTCTCGGATTACCTGCTGCGGAATTGGCACGAAAGCGCAGTTAAGCGAGAAAACTAG
- a CDS encoding ABC transporter ATP-binding protein encodes MPAISLNHVSKVYANGTVALQDLNLSIAPGQFISLLGPSGCGKSTVLRLIAGLGKMTTGSLTWGNPTHKLAYVFQEAALMPWATVEENVRLPLKLSGLTKRATNSAVAEAIERVDLKGFEKCYPRELSGGMKMRVSIARALVTKPELLLMDEPFGALDEMTRSRLNSDLLDLWQQMQWTVIFVTHNIYEAIYLSNRVVVMAARPGRVVADVSIEAPYPRTEAFRTSAAFTNYYRRLSTTLSTGVDAGLEPWKPMDYSADVPSVPLGEGAV; translated from the coding sequence ATGCCTGCAATTAGCCTCAACCACGTTAGCAAGGTCTATGCGAACGGCACCGTTGCCCTGCAAGACCTGAATCTCTCGATCGCCCCAGGACAGTTTATTAGTTTGCTCGGACCTTCCGGCTGCGGCAAGAGTACGGTTTTGCGGCTGATTGCAGGCTTGGGCAAAATGACCACGGGGAGCCTCACCTGGGGCAATCCCACCCACAAGCTCGCCTATGTGTTTCAGGAAGCGGCGCTGATGCCCTGGGCAACGGTAGAAGAGAATGTGCGTCTTCCTCTAAAGCTTTCTGGCTTGACCAAGCGAGCAACAAATTCAGCGGTGGCAGAGGCGATCGAGCGGGTAGATCTGAAGGGCTTTGAAAAATGCTATCCGAGGGAGCTATCTGGCGGGATGAAGATGCGCGTGTCGATCGCCCGTGCCCTGGTGACAAAGCCGGAACTGCTGCTGATGGATGAACCCTTTGGCGCGTTGGATGAAATGACCCGCAGTAGGCTGAACAGCGATTTGCTTGACCTGTGGCAGCAGATGCAGTGGACGGTCATTTTTGTGACGCACAACATCTATGAAGCCATTTATCTCTCAAACCGGGTAGTGGTCATGGCAGCGCGTCCGGGGCGGGTGGTGGCAGATGTGTCAATCGAGGCTCCCTATCCCCGCACAGAGGCATTTCGCACCTCGGCAGCGTTTACGAACTACTATCGCCGTTTGTCTACCACACTCTCTACCGGAGTCGATGCGGGCTTGGAACCCTGGAAGCCTATGGATTATTCGGCTGATGTCCCTTCTGTGCCGCTGGGTGAGGGAGCCGTATGA
- a CDS encoding ABC transporter substrate-binding protein, translating into MNRSRDSLFAGINRRKFLQYGALTVGSSIVTACASSQQPAATESPTASSPAASPAGGELTKVTYGTNWYAQAEHGGFYQAVATGIYKDHGLDVTIQMGGPQVNGTQLLMGGAIDFFMGYGSDAIKAVEEGIPKVTVASMFQKDPQVLIVHPNQGVSKLEDLKDKPIFISSAANVTYWPFLAAKFGFTDSQKRPYNFNPGPFLADKTSAQQGYLSSEPLAIEKEGGFKPLVFLLADNGYTPYSTTIECKRELVEQNPDLVQRFVDASIKGWYSYLEGDPTPGNELIKKDNPKMTDDKIAYGISKMKEYGIVNSGDAETKGIGAMTDERWKSFFDTMAAQGVFKKETDYTQAYTLQFINKGSATYKS; encoded by the coding sequence ATGAATCGCTCAAGAGATTCGCTTTTCGCCGGAATTAATCGCCGCAAATTTTTGCAGTACGGTGCGCTAACGGTGGGCAGCAGTATTGTGACTGCCTGTGCCAGTAGCCAACAGCCCGCTGCAACCGAATCGCCAACCGCCAGTTCTCCGGCTGCCAGTCCTGCTGGGGGTGAGCTTACCAAAGTAACCTACGGGACAAACTGGTATGCCCAGGCGGAGCATGGCGGCTTTTATCAGGCAGTTGCCACCGGAATCTATAAAGATCACGGGCTGGACGTCACGATTCAGATGGGCGGTCCGCAGGTTAACGGCACTCAGCTTTTGATGGGTGGGGCGATCGATTTTTTCATGGGCTACGGGTCGGACGCAATCAAGGCAGTGGAGGAGGGCATTCCCAAAGTCACGGTTGCCTCGATGTTTCAGAAAGATCCGCAGGTGCTGATTGTGCATCCAAACCAGGGCGTTTCCAAACTCGAAGACCTAAAGGATAAACCGATCTTTATCTCCTCGGCGGCAAACGTCACCTACTGGCCCTTCCTGGCGGCAAAGTTTGGCTTTACGGACAGCCAGAAGCGTCCCTATAACTTCAATCCCGGTCCCTTCCTGGCGGACAAAACCTCGGCACAGCAGGGCTATCTGAGTTCAGAACCGCTGGCGATCGAGAAAGAAGGAGGCTTTAAGCCGCTGGTCTTCCTGCTGGCGGACAATGGCTATACTCCCTATTCCACGACGATCGAATGTAAGCGGGAACTGGTGGAGCAAAATCCCGATCTGGTGCAGCGGTTTGTCGATGCTTCGATTAAGGGCTGGTACAGCTACCTGGAAGGCGACCCCACTCCCGGCAATGAACTGATTAAGAAAGACAATCCCAAAATGACGGACGACAAGATCGCCTACGGAATTTCCAAGATGAAGGAATACGGCATTGTCAATTCGGGCGATGCGGAAACTAAAGGCATTGGCGCGATGACCGACGAACGCTGGAAATCCTTTTTCGACACGATGGCGGCGCAGGGAGTGTTCAAAAAAGAGACGGATTACACCCAGGCATATACGCTCCAGTTTATTAATAAGGGTTCGGCTACCTATAAGTCTTAA